A region from the Musa acuminata AAA Group cultivar baxijiao chromosome BXJ1-10, Cavendish_Baxijiao_AAA, whole genome shotgun sequence genome encodes:
- the LOC135596187 gene encoding pheophytinase, chloroplastic-like, which yields MTAAESAQHVRGVVLLNSAGQFENPSEQPKNNEEETVLQKFVFNTLKEFIQRIILGFLFWQAKQPARVEKVLKSVYINASNVDNYLVESITKPAEDPNAGEVYYRLMTRFMSNQSKYTLNSVLSKLSCPLLLIWGDLDPWVGPAKAARIKEFYPNTTVVNLQAGHCPHDEVPELVNEALLNWLSSL from the exons ATGACAGCAGCTGAATCAGCTCAGCATGTTCGTGGAGTTGTTTTACTAAATTCAGCTGGACAATTTGAAAATCCAAGTGAACAGCCCAAGAACAATGAAGAAGAGACGGTGTTACAGAAGTTTGTGTTCAACACACTGAAGGAATTCATCCAAAGAATAATCTTGGGGTTCCTATTCTGGCAAGCAAAGCAACCTGCTCGTGTTGAAAAAGTCCTGAAAAGT GTGTATATAAATGCCTCCAACGTGGACAATTATCTTGTGGAATCGATAACTAAGCCGGCGGAGGATCCAAATGCTGGAGAAGTTTATTACAG ATTGATGACGAGATTTATGTCAAACCAAAGCAAGTACACGCTCAACAGCGTCCTTAGCAAACTCTCATGCCCATTGTTGCTGATATGGGGTGACTTAGACCCTTGGGTTGGGCCTGCCAAGGCAGCTAGAATCAAAGAGTTCTATCCAAACACCACCGTCGTCAATTTGCAGGCAGGGCATTGTCCGCATGATGAAGTCCCTGAGCTCGTGAATGAAGCTCTACTCAATTGGCTATCCTCGTTATAA
- the LOC135596186 gene encoding probable serine/threonine-protein kinase SIS8 translates to MKNILKKLHIVASHTEDADASASPSSSPVKGAVKVPHAHPDQKPVSSLTSWLNSVSSKLSFTPPSSSSSSASSSSSLVAAQRVEPREGPSTVSSSASEAVVDSAMRGSTLSKPTVPEMDEEYQIQLALELSAREDPEAAQIEAVKQISLGSCPPENSPAEIIAYRYWNYNALGYDDKILDGFYDLYGILVESTSLEMPSLTDLQGTPVSDNISWEAVLVNKTEDADLVRFEQKVSLMASKVRSWRWSIS, encoded by the exons ATGAAGAACATCCTCAAGAAGCTTCACATCGTGGCGAGCCACACGGAAGACGCGGATGCCTccgcctccccctcctcctccccggtcaAAGGTGCCGTCAAGGTCCCCCACGCCCACCCCGATCAGAAGCCCGTCTCCAGCCTCACCAGCTGGTTGAATTCCGTCTCCAGCAAGCTCTCTTTCACCCctccctcctcgtcctcctcttcagcctcctcttcctcgtccttAGTTGCCGCACAGAGAGTGGAGCCGAGGGAAGGCCCGAGTACGGTCTCCTCGTCCGCTTCGGAAGCGGTGGTTGACTCGGCGATGAGGGGTTCCACGTTGAGCAAGCCGACAGTCCCGGAGATGGACGAGGAGTACCAAATCCAGCTCGCTCTGGAGTTGAGTGCCAGAGAGGATCCGGAGGCGGCTCAAATCGAGGCCGTGAAGCAGATTAGTTTGGGCTCTTGCCCGCCTGAGAACTCCCCTGCTGAAATTATTGCTTACAGATACTGG AATTATAATGCTCTTGGCTATGATGACAAGATCTTGGATGGTTTCTATGATCTCTATGGCATATTGGTTGAGTCTACGTCTTTAGAAATGCCTTCTCTAACTGATTTGCAAGGAACACCAGTCTCTGATAATATCAGTTGGGAAGCTGTATTGGTAAATAAAACTGAAGATGCTGACCTTGTCAGATTTGAGCAGAAAGTGTCATTAATGGCTTCAAAAGTGAGGTCTTGGAGGtggagcatcagttag
- the LOC103969192 gene encoding pheophytinase, chloroplastic — protein MSATLATSASSVRDFPKFGLVSSRIRLDGSKCRMMRRNFVSGGIAFSVCCSLLTADPVQGMDRLPFRSNGYNFWTWKGRKIHYVEQGMGRPVVLIHGFGASAFHWRYNIPELAKKYKVYALDLLGFGWSEKAIIEYDATVWKDQVSDFLREIVKEPAILVGNSLGGFAALMTAAESAQHVRGVVLLNSAGQFENPSEQPKNNEEETVLQKFVFNTLKEFIQRIILGFLFWQAKQPARVEKVLKSVYINASNVDNYLVESITKPAEDPNAGEVYYRLMTRFMSNQSKYTLNSVLSKLSCPLLLIWGDLDPWVGPAKAARIKEFYPNTTVVNLQAGHCPHDEVPELVNEALLNWLSSL, from the exons ATGTCTGCTACCCTCGCAACCTCGGCGTCATCTGTAAGAGATTTCCCCAAGTTCGGTCTCGTCTCTAGCAGGATTCGTCTTGATG GTAGTAAATGCAGGATGATGAGAAGAAATTTCGTATCCGGAGGAATCGCATTCTCCGTTTGCTGTTCCTTGTTGACTGCTGACCCTGTTCAAG GAATGGATAGGTTACCTTTCAGATCCAATGGCTATAACTTCTGGACATGGAAGGGACGCAAGATACATTATGTAGAACAAGGAATGGGACGCCCAGTTGTTCTTATACATGGATTTGGTGCTTCTGCATTTCATTGGAG ATACAACATACCTGAATTGGCAAAGAAGTATAAGGTCTATGCTCTAGATTTGCTAGGCTTTGGATGGAGCGAGAAAGCTATTATCGAGTATGATGCAACAGTTTGGAAGGACCAAGTGTCTGATTTCCTCAGAGAAATAGTAAAAGAACCTGCAATCTTGGTTGGAAACAG TCTTGGAGGGTTTGCAGCCTTGATGACAGCAGCTGAATCAGCTCAGCATGTTCGTGGAGTTGTTTTACTAAATTCAGCTGGACAATTTGAAAATCCAAGTGAACAGCCCAAGAACAATGAAGAAGAGACGGTGTTACAGAAGTTTGTGTTCAACACACTGAAGGAATTCATCCAAAGAATAATCTTGGGGTTCCTATTCTGGCAAGCAAAGCAACCTGCTCGTGTTGAAAAAGTCCTGAAAAGT GTGTATATAAATGCCTCCAACGTGGACAATTATCTTGTGGAATCGATAACTAAGCCGGCGGAGGATCCAAATGCTGGAGAAGTTTATTACAG ATTGATGACGAGATTTATGTCAAACCAAAGCAAGTACACGCTCAACAGCGTCCTTAGCAAACTCTCATGCCCATTGTTGCTGATATGGGGTGACTTAGACCCTTGGGTTGGGCCTGCCAAGGCAGCTAGAATCAAAGAGTTCTATCCAAACACCACCGTCGTCAATTTGCAGGCAGGGCATTGTCCGCATGATGAAGTCCCTGAGCTCGTGAATGAAGCTCTACTCAATTGGCTATCCTCGTTATAA
- the LOC103974782 gene encoding CASP-like protein 4A2 isoform X1, with product MATESSRSPLRKADGSLPPSPLNSIPDHSTSPPSSAVFGRNDLSVVMAMAEASPAPPNSAPSRWHSWSGQREPEPAGSRVVSGILHRDRREEAVRRTAVGARLAAAALCLVAFSVLAADRDKGWALDSYNRYKQFRYCVSVNVIGFVYSGFQVYAQAHYMMTEKHIIRRPMGDYLDFAMDQILAYLLISSSSSATARTGDWVSNWGRDPFPDMATGSVAVSFLAFLAFALSALISAYYLFRPSL from the exons ATGGCGACCGAGTCCAGTCGATCGCCGCTCCGCAAGGCGGATGGCTCCCTCCCTCCGAGTCCTCTCAACAGCATCCCGGACCACTCCACCTCGCCCCCGTCGTCCGCCGTGTTCGGCCGGAACGATCTTTCTGTGGTGATGGCGATGGCGGAGGCGAGCCCCGCCCCGCCTAACTCCGCCCCCAGCAGGTGGCACTCGTGGAGCGGGCAGAGGGAACCGGAGCCAGCTGGGTCGCGAGTCGTGTCGGGGATCCTGCACCGGGACCGCCGCGAGGAAGCGGTGCGGCGGACGGCGGTGGGCGCCCGGCTTGCCGCGGCGGCGCTATGCCTCGTCGCCTTCTCCGTCCTGGCTGCCGATAGAGACAAGGGTTGGGCTCTCGACTCCTACAACCGCTACAAGCAATTCCG GTATTGCGTCTCCGTGAACGTGATCGGGTTCGTGTACTCAGGATTTCAGGTGTATGCACAGGCCCACTACATgatgacggagaagcacattataCGTCGTCCCATGGGGGACTACTTGGACTTCGCTATGGATCAG ATATTGGCTTATCTCTTAATTTCATCGTCATCTTCGGCCACTGCTCGCACTGGAGACTGGGTGTCCAACTGGGGAAGAGATCCCTTTCCCGACATGGCTACTGGTTCTGTAGCTGTATCGTTCCTGGCTTTCCTTGCTTTCGCCCTCAGTGCTCTCATCTCTGCATATTATCTCTTCCGCCCAAGCCTGTAA
- the LOC103974782 gene encoding CASP-like protein 4A2 isoform X2 yields the protein MATESSRSPLRKADGSLPPSPLNSIPDHSTSPPSSAVFGRNDLSVVMAMAEASPAPPNSAPSRWHSWSGQREPEPAGSRVVSGILHRDRREEAVRRTAVGARLAAAALCLVAFSVLAADRDKGWALDSYNRYKQFRYCVSVNVIGFVYSGFQVYAQAHYMMTEKHIIRRPMGDYLDFAMDQTGCPTGEEIPFPTWLLVL from the exons ATGGCGACCGAGTCCAGTCGATCGCCGCTCCGCAAGGCGGATGGCTCCCTCCCTCCGAGTCCTCTCAACAGCATCCCGGACCACTCCACCTCGCCCCCGTCGTCCGCCGTGTTCGGCCGGAACGATCTTTCTGTGGTGATGGCGATGGCGGAGGCGAGCCCCGCCCCGCCTAACTCCGCCCCCAGCAGGTGGCACTCGTGGAGCGGGCAGAGGGAACCGGAGCCAGCTGGGTCGCGAGTCGTGTCGGGGATCCTGCACCGGGACCGCCGCGAGGAAGCGGTGCGGCGGACGGCGGTGGGCGCCCGGCTTGCCGCGGCGGCGCTATGCCTCGTCGCCTTCTCCGTCCTGGCTGCCGATAGAGACAAGGGTTGGGCTCTCGACTCCTACAACCGCTACAAGCAATTCCG GTATTGCGTCTCCGTGAACGTGATCGGGTTCGTGTACTCAGGATTTCAGGTGTATGCACAGGCCCACTACATgatgacggagaagcacattataCGTCGTCCCATGGGGGACTACTTGGACTTCGCTATGGATCAG ACTGGGTGTCCAACTGGGGAAGAGATCCCTTTCCCGACATGGCTACTGGTTCTGTAG